The following proteins are co-located in the Silene latifolia isolate original U9 population chromosome 1, ASM4854445v1, whole genome shotgun sequence genome:
- the LOC141607264 gene encoding indole-3-acetic acid-induced protein ARG7-like, whose protein sequence is MMKSKFIQASLNKFRKVGSNVINSSQGPCESCCEWCFWPSSGVEAERFIPKDVPKGHMVIYVGHDQMRYVVKITLLKHPLFRALLDQARDQHDDSITHPKLWIPCDEAVFLHVLRCVQ, encoded by the coding sequence ATGATGAAGTCTAAGTTCATCCAAGCATCCCTAAACAAGTTCCGGAAAGTGGGAAGCAATGTCATCAACTCATCCCAAGGTCCGTGTGAGTCGTGTTGTGAATGGTGTTTTTGGCCGTCCTCTGGGGTTGAAGCTGAGAGGTTCATCCCGAAGGATGTGCCCAAGGGTCATATGGTAATATACGTAGGCCATGATCAAATGAGGTATGTCGTCAAAATTACATTGCTCAAGCACCCTTTGTTTAGAGCGCTGCTAGACCAGGCAAGGGATCAGCATGACGATTCCATTACACATCCTAAGCTCTGGATCCCGTGTGACGAGGCTGTGTTTCTTCATGTCCTTCGATGTGTGCAGTAG